In Vibrio gangliei, a single window of DNA contains:
- a CDS encoding secretin N-terminal domain-containing protein encodes MKRLLVKFTVILWLVVSPIAFAADEPVYETSNLSISEFVAWGARKLDRPIVLSQGVTGSVSFTAPNLQPSEYASFFNNVLNSHGYFVQYENGLYVVKPKEEEIQEIEPSLVKLYRLNHVRNSKVVDLLKSTLSATVTQSIKGNSATGFSAELLPTTNAVIVSGTADQLAKIDALVSGIDQPQRQIFIEAVITETALDNSHEIGVNMQLALDKAGFVTNTTAIDLLTDNAAIFSGGDFNALIKAVSTDQNTELLSRPNMLIMDRERGYITVGQNVPFLTSTEATEGGNIIQSIERQDVGVSLEVVPHVINDEIVLQINQESQSVSNSSIASDIITNKRTLQTVVKVKDKQTIMLGGLISNDERTTQTGVPVLMDIPYLGALFRSDRTEKTQRELRIVIRTTVL; translated from the coding sequence ATGAAACGCTTACTTGTTAAATTTACCGTTATTCTCTGGTTGGTGGTCTCGCCTATTGCCTTTGCTGCTGATGAACCAGTGTATGAGACCTCAAATCTTTCTATCTCTGAATTTGTTGCATGGGGCGCACGAAAACTAGACCGTCCGATTGTTCTATCGCAAGGTGTGACGGGTTCGGTTAGCTTTACCGCTCCCAACTTGCAGCCGTCCGAATATGCCTCCTTTTTTAATAACGTTCTCAACTCTCACGGCTACTTTGTTCAATATGAAAATGGGTTGTATGTGGTCAAGCCTAAAGAGGAAGAGATACAAGAAATTGAGCCCTCCCTTGTCAAACTTTATCGACTGAATCATGTGCGTAATTCCAAGGTGGTCGATTTGCTTAAATCCACTTTATCAGCGACGGTGACGCAATCCATTAAAGGCAATTCAGCAACAGGATTTAGCGCGGAATTACTCCCAACCACTAACGCTGTGATTGTGTCGGGAACGGCTGACCAACTCGCCAAAATAGACGCGCTTGTGTCCGGTATTGACCAACCACAACGACAAATTTTTATTGAGGCGGTTATCACTGAAACCGCATTGGATAACTCGCACGAAATTGGTGTGAATATGCAGCTGGCACTCGACAAGGCCGGATTTGTTACTAACACCACCGCCATTGACTTGCTTACCGATAATGCTGCTATCTTTTCAGGTGGAGATTTTAACGCGTTAATCAAGGCGGTATCGACTGACCAAAACACAGAACTGTTATCACGGCCAAATATGCTTATTATGGACAGGGAACGCGGTTATATTACAGTCGGTCAAAACGTGCCATTTTTAACGTCAACTGAGGCGACCGAGGGCGGAAATATTATCCAGTCTATTGAGCGTCAAGACGTAGGCGTATCCCTTGAGGTTGTGCCGCACGTCATCAATGATGAAATAGTCCTGCAAATCAATCAGGAATCGCAGTCCGTCAGCAATTCGTCTATTGCATCGGACATCATCACCAATAAGCGGACACTGCAAACCGTAGTTAAGGTAAAGGACAAACAAACCATCATGTTAGGCGGCTTGATTTCCAATGATGAACGCACCACACAAACGGGCGTACCTGTCCTGATGGATATTCCTTACCTTGGCGCACTGTTCCGTTCCGACAGAACCGAGAAGACACAACGAGAATTGCGGATAGTGATTAGAACGACAGTTTTATAA
- a CDS encoding major coat protein — translation MKHFNTVKKYVNTKTFSVVAVAALGSVGAHAELPAGAASAMTEITTLVDDIIAAVWPIVTALTVGFVGIKLFKKGANKAS, via the coding sequence ATGAAACATTTTAATACTGTAAAAAAATACGTGAACACTAAAACTTTTTCTGTAGTGGCTGTTGCTGCTCTCGGTTCTGTTGGTGCTCACGCTGAATTACCTGCTGGTGCTGCTTCTGCAATGACTGAAATCACCACTTTGGTTGACGATATCATTGCGGCGGTTTGGCCAATTGTTACCGCTTTAACCGTTGGTTTTGTTGGTATCAAACTATTCAAGAAAGGTGCAAACAAAGCATCTTAA
- a CDS encoding DUF5455 family protein, producing MPVFLIPALNGISNLLRLPALAVFLSQLMATVLGWFATRLTRSIAINLTILTMVLGLTLTTALALSAIFNGLSYITPPELSQGFAFFIPDNAIPCISAIFSARVIKWVWQWQFYAINKVTG from the coding sequence ATGCCTGTTTTCCTCATTCCTGCGTTAAATGGTATTAGCAACTTGTTGCGACTGCCTGCACTCGCTGTTTTTTTATCTCAACTTATGGCAACGGTTTTAGGATGGTTTGCTACTCGTTTGACGCGCTCTATCGCCATTAACTTGACTATCCTCACAATGGTACTTGGTTTAACTTTAACAACTGCCCTTGCTCTTAGTGCCATTTTTAACGGTTTATCTTACATAACACCGCCTGAGCTATCGCAAGGCTTTGCCTTTTTTATTCCTGATAATGCTATTCCCTGTATTAGCGCAATTTTTTCAGCTCGTGTTATTAAGTGGGTTTGGCAATGGCAGTTTTACGCTATTAACAAGGTGACGGGCTAA
- a CDS encoding zonular occludens toxin domain-containing protein, with translation MAVYFVTGKLGAGKSLTSVGRIRDAFLRGAPVATNLDINLRFMLGRNKKNTRLLRVPDKPSLADFHAIGKGNTTYDERKNGLLVLDECGTWFNSRTWNDKSRQDVINWCLHARKLGWDIIFIVQDISIVDKQARLALAEHTVFCRRLDRMQIPIISTLIRIATLGQLKLPLPKLHIGIVKYGDNVNSLTVDKWYLWGTDLYHSYDTKQAFSDHYEHGTYSVLPPYYTHGRYTVPYTLRNIMRITKIYARKYSRLIALTFGALASGLLVYFFAPHNKPELDAVITQAVAETKPVNFDFSGYKIVSYMHLPDEPIYFVLDKLGRRINSHELESLGYQFNAQSRCNITISQGEQHETLTC, from the coding sequence ATGGCCGTTTATTTTGTTACTGGTAAATTAGGTGCGGGCAAGTCTTTAACTTCGGTCGGTCGCATTCGTGATGCGTTTTTACGTGGTGCACCTGTTGCCACTAATCTTGATATCAATCTTCGATTCATGCTTGGTCGCAACAAGAAAAATACTCGCCTTTTACGTGTACCTGATAAGCCAAGTCTCGCTGACTTTCACGCTATCGGTAAAGGTAATACTACTTACGATGAACGCAAAAACGGTCTTCTAGTGCTTGATGAATGCGGCACCTGGTTTAACTCCAGAACTTGGAATGATAAGAGCCGCCAAGATGTGATCAACTGGTGTTTGCACGCTAGAAAATTAGGTTGGGATATCATCTTTATTGTTCAAGATATTTCCATTGTTGATAAGCAAGCTCGTCTTGCTTTGGCTGAACATACCGTTTTTTGTCGTCGTCTGGATCGTATGCAAATACCCATTATTTCAACCCTTATCCGCATTGCTACACTAGGGCAATTAAAACTCCCACTGCCTAAGCTCCATATTGGGATTGTGAAATATGGTGATAACGTCAACTCTTTAACCGTGGATAAGTGGTATCTGTGGGGCACTGACCTCTATCACTCTTACGACACAAAACAAGCCTTTTCAGACCATTATGAACACGGCACTTATTCTGTGCTGCCTCCCTACTATACGCATGGTCGTTATACCGTGCCCTATACCCTGAGAAACATCATGCGCATTACTAAAATTTATGCTCGCAAATATTCCCGTTTAATTGCCCTAACATTTGGCGCGTTAGCTTCTGGTTTATTGGTTTATTTCTTTGCGCCACATAATAAGCCTGAGTTAGACGCTGTTATTACTCAAGCGGTTGCTGAAACTAAGCCGGTTAATTTTGATTTTTCTGGTTACAAAATAGTGAGTTATATGCACCTGCCTGACGAACCTATCTATTTTGTGCTTGATAAGTTAGGACGCCGCATTAACTCGCATGAACTTGAATCATTGGGCTATCAATTCAACGCTCAATCCCGTTGCAATATCACTATCAGTCAAGGTGAACAGCATGAAACGCTTACTTGTTAA
- a CDS encoding chemotaxis protein, giving the protein MKIQGLILDETDIIQSTKLNRSTGESEQVATINLVTTFPTDTIRVSISADLWNKGEAGKVLKSLVGSRTEFQIKYNEMSFADDKGQHRSFNGFQLFALPTPNQAKG; this is encoded by the coding sequence ATGAAAATTCAGGGCTTAATTTTGGATGAAACCGACATCATTCAATCTACAAAACTCAATCGTTCAACGGGCGAATCTGAGCAGGTCGCTACTATCAACTTAGTAACGACATTCCCTACGGACACTATCCGCGTTTCAATCTCCGCTGATTTATGGAACAAGGGCGAAGCTGGCAAAGTTTTAAAATCTCTTGTTGGCTCTCGAACTGAATTTCAAATCAAATATAACGAAATGTCTTTCGCGGATGATAAAGGTCAACACCGTTCATTTAATGGTTTCCAGTTGTTCGCATTACCAACACCAAATCAAGCTAAAGGCTAA
- a CDS encoding replication endonuclease has protein sequence MYQLVRDEQTGFEEWINFVPVQSWATAEHIHDDQFIRSGFVDHTKGNYPSHVDLFGYDENHIHIRDLSFLIKPTFNSPCDAVIKALKGHRDFSAHMKRSFIDILKKKDYFTALSTVQAASDRLHQNGYPSTMSDDQIKELANEKAENLRLKISNMKDDVDSCFAYVEHFLSYSGLAFREDEVKKKTKTGELFSLVNRACDPIWWRRQLRRKCALNVELAARDLELVQKHKQVYCSDFSVNRMRERNKSNEIALKETIAYDEDDPNNFFTLHELSAKSVSNPEIRRAEMFTRLRGFEELSKELEHDSVFFTVTSPSRFHAVSKGQVNQKWLDAGSPTAKDAHKYLMRVFEAFRKSIDKQDVKVYGMRIAEPHQDGTPHHHFLFFMKPEHKDFVISEFQRFAMLDSPDESGAKKHRFKAELIDKDKSAVGYIAKYLSKNIDGQHIAKDRNSNLDGVQAAERVVTWARVNQIRQFQFIGSPPVTVWRELRRVREEFKQDDAMFTDLTEVEHLALENVRRAADSGDWKAFCIAMGGIAEKNADAPLRTVYSVPDCIEKLIESGEYSATKYGDKAQARISGLMFKQVFVATRFRTWKTENKEVFLKASQKIMGGVVDWFDALEREQEYQRMAEERYQQYLDFMSYKEEFELYAFDSFAFEAAYSSGCSAQPDS, from the coding sequence ATGTATCAACTAGTCAGAGACGAACAAACAGGTTTCGAGGAATGGATTAATTTTGTCCCTGTCCAATCGTGGGCAACGGCTGAACATATTCATGATGATCAGTTTATCCGTTCTGGCTTTGTTGACCACACTAAGGGTAATTATCCAAGCCATGTCGATTTGTTCGGTTATGATGAAAACCATATTCATATCCGTGATCTTTCATTTCTAATCAAGCCTACTTTTAACAGTCCTTGTGATGCAGTAATTAAAGCCCTTAAAGGTCACCGTGATTTTTCTGCACACATGAAGCGTTCTTTTATCGACATTCTGAAAAAGAAAGATTACTTCACTGCCCTTTCTACGGTTCAAGCAGCATCAGATCGACTTCATCAAAATGGTTATCCATCAACCATGAGCGATGACCAAATCAAAGAATTAGCCAATGAAAAGGCTGAAAACTTACGCCTTAAAATTTCCAATATGAAAGATGATGTGGATTCATGCTTTGCTTATGTTGAGCATTTTCTTTCTTATTCTGGTTTGGCGTTCCGTGAAGATGAAGTGAAGAAAAAAACCAAAACAGGCGAGCTTTTTTCTCTTGTGAATCGTGCTTGTGATCCTATTTGGTGGCGTCGTCAACTTCGCAGAAAATGTGCTTTGAATGTTGAGCTGGCTGCCCGTGATTTGGAGTTAGTTCAAAAGCATAAGCAAGTGTATTGCTCTGATTTTTCGGTTAACCGTATGCGTGAGCGTAACAAGTCAAACGAAATCGCACTGAAAGAAACCATTGCTTATGATGAAGATGACCCAAATAATTTTTTTACACTTCATGAGTTAAGTGCAAAATCTGTTTCTAATCCTGAAATTAGACGTGCTGAGATGTTCACCCGCTTGCGTGGCTTCGAGGAACTATCAAAAGAGTTAGAACACGATTCTGTTTTCTTTACGGTTACTTCTCCGTCTCGTTTTCATGCTGTATCTAAAGGTCAGGTCAATCAAAAATGGCTCGATGCAGGTTCTCCAACTGCGAAAGATGCGCACAAATATTTAATGCGTGTTTTTGAGGCTTTCCGTAAGTCTATTGATAAACAAGATGTAAAAGTTTATGGCATGCGCATTGCTGAACCGCATCAAGACGGCACACCACATCACCATTTTCTATTTTTTATGAAACCAGAGCATAAAGATTTTGTTATCTCTGAGTTTCAGCGTTTTGCAATGCTTGATTCACCTGACGAGTCAGGCGCTAAGAAACACCGCTTCAAAGCCGAGTTAATCGACAAAGACAAATCAGCGGTTGGTTATATCGCTAAATATCTAAGTAAAAATATTGATGGTCAGCATATTGCAAAAGACCGCAATTCTAACCTTGATGGTGTTCAAGCTGCTGAGCGTGTTGTCACTTGGGCGCGTGTTAATCAGATTAGACAATTTCAATTCATTGGCTCGCCTCCTGTTACGGTTTGGCGTGAGCTTCGCCGTGTTCGTGAAGAGTTCAAACAGGATGATGCTATGTTTACCGATTTAACAGAAGTCGAGCATTTAGCTTTGGAAAATGTTCGCAGGGCTGCCGATTCTGGCGATTGGAAAGCCTTTTGTATTGCTATGGGTGGTATTGCTGAGAAAAATGCAGATGCCCCACTACGCACCGTTTATTCAGTGCCGGATTGTATCGAAAAGTTAATTGAATCCGGTGAGTATTCTGCCACCAAATACGGTGATAAAGCTCAAGCTAGAATTTCTGGTTTGATGTTTAAGCAAGTGTTTGTTGCTACTCGTTTTAGAACATGGAAAACCGAGAATAAAGAAGTATTCCTCAAAGCCTCTCAGAAAATTATGGGCGGTGTTGTTGATTGGTTTGATGCTCTGGAACGTGAGCAAGAATATCAAAGAATGGCTGAGGAACGCTATCAGCAATATTTAGATTTTATGTCTTACAAAGAAGAGTTTGAGTTGTACGCCTTTGATTCTTTTGCTTTTGAAGCGGCTTATTCCTCTGGTTGTTCGGCGCAGCCGGACAGCTAG
- a CDS encoding cystatin domain-containing protein: MYKKILLISAAALTVTACSSNEPAQDPELKVKCESVKVIPGGWKETEVTPEARQAALLAATSLEGSHSVKEVLSVQEQVVAGKNYNVVFSIEDGTTYETKVYRNLQGQYKILSIQPKSLIDECSAPE, translated from the coding sequence ATGTATAAAAAAATACTTCTTATTTCCGCAGCAGCATTAACAGTGACTGCATGCAGTTCAAATGAACCAGCACAAGATCCAGAGTTAAAAGTGAAGTGTGAATCTGTAAAAGTCATTCCAGGTGGATGGAAAGAAACTGAAGTGACCCCGGAAGCCAGACAAGCCGCTTTATTAGCAGCCACAAGCCTAGAAGGCTCTCATTCAGTGAAAGAAGTGCTTTCTGTACAAGAGCAAGTCGTGGCGGGTAAAAACTACAACGTCGTCTTCAGCATTGAAGATGGTACCACTTACGAAACTAAGGTTTACCGTAATCTACAGGGCCAATACAAGATTTTAAGTATCCAGCCTAAATCGTTAATCGATGAGTGTAGTGCGCCAGAATAA
- a CDS encoding DUF3693 domain-containing protein has product MYINELLDAYKTTKNYVQDKQIAHDLGISTQKLSNIRNGVRYLTENEALFIASEIGADTETVLVYLAADKAKSYEAKRAWENIAKKYNGLGLSAISMGCGALAVMVSSLNETLTNYALCILC; this is encoded by the coding sequence ATGTATATAAACGAACTATTAGACGCCTATAAAACGACTAAAAACTATGTGCAAGACAAGCAAATTGCGCATGACTTAGGAATAAGCACTCAAAAACTATCAAACATAAGAAATGGAGTTAGATATCTAACTGAAAATGAAGCACTTTTTATTGCAAGCGAGATTGGTGCAGATACAGAAACCGTGCTTGTATATTTAGCCGCAGATAAAGCGAAAAGCTACGAAGCAAAACGAGCATGGGAAAACATCGCAAAAAAGTATAACGGTTTGGGATTATCAGCAATTTCAATGGGTTGCGGAGCGTTGGCCGTCATGGTTTCAAGCCTGAATGAGACACTAACTAACTACGCATTATGTATATTATGTTAA